In the genome of Abditibacteriota bacterium, one region contains:
- a CDS encoding ATP-grasp domain-containing protein has translation MAEMILFPSSSFDPKRVDEDLQREYEAAGATGLFGLALFDYDGWFLEDRLIVRGAPETETSAVYRGWMMKPDVYERFYELLLHKNIRLITEPEHYRLMHIFPNVYESVRDDTARMEIFPLHSRIDVERLKKDFPRFMIKDYVKSVKGTEFPRYFDQTITQPEFDRWMEVFYKYRGELLTGGICVKEYLDLKRYGERANEYRVFYINHEIATVCRNSGQGNYTPEPPKPLLEKYRYLRSPYYTVDYAELADGSWKILEAGDGGVSGLSDRQDPVGYYRALYQCLK, from the coding sequence ATGGCAGAAATGATATTGTTTCCTTCAAGCTCTTTTGACCCCAAGAGGGTAGATGAGGACCTGCAAAGGGAATACGAGGCTGCAGGAGCCACGGGCCTCTTTGGCTTGGCTCTCTTTGATTATGACGGCTGGTTCCTGGAGGACAGGCTCATAGTCAGGGGCGCGCCGGAAACGGAAACGTCTGCAGTTTACAGGGGCTGGATGATGAAGCCCGACGTGTACGAGAGATTTTATGAGCTTTTGCTCCATAAGAATATCAGGCTCATCACGGAGCCGGAGCACTACCGGCTCATGCATATATTCCCCAACGTATATGAGAGCGTCCGGGACGATACGGCCAGGATGGAGATTTTCCCCCTCCATTCCCGGATCGACGTGGAACGGCTCAAAAAAGACTTTCCCCGGTTTATGATCAAGGATTACGTGAAAAGCGTAAAGGGCACCGAGTTCCCCCGGTACTTTGATCAAACCATTACCCAGCCGGAGTTTGACAGATGGATGGAGGTCTTTTACAAATACAGGGGGGAGCTGCTCACCGGCGGGATATGCGTCAAGGAATATCTGGACCTGAAACGCTACGGTGAACGGGCGAACGAATACCGGGTCTTCTACATAAATCACGAGATCGCCACGGTGTGCCGTAACTCTGGACAGGGCAATTACACTCCCGAGCCCCCCAAGCCACTTCTGGAAAAATACAGATATCTCCGGAGCCCTTATTACACCGTGGATTACGCCGAGCTCGCAGACGGGAGCTGGAAAATACTGGAAGCCGGCGACGGCGGAGTCTCCGGATTGTCGGACCGCCAGGACCCGGTGGGCTATTACAGAGCCCTTTATCAGTGCCTGAAATAA
- a CDS encoding exo-alpha-sialidase, with the protein MLIRNASPKGRSDMTVSLSEDEGETWCCSRVIDPREGASYPDADFWGGRVYVTYDRERTGAREILFVSFTEEDVMDPSAIIEPVVVSKP; encoded by the coding sequence ATGCTGATACGGAATGCCTCGCCCAAGGGGCGCAGCGATATGACCGTGTCTCTGTCGGAAGACGAGGGCGAGACCTGGTGCTGCAGCCGGGTGATAGACCCCAGAGAGGGCGCTTCCTATCCCGATGCGGACTTTTGGGGCGGCAGGGTGTATGTGACCTATGACCGGGAAAGGACCGGAGCCCGGGAGATACTATTTGTCAGCTTTACGGAAGAGGACGTCATGGACCCCTCCGCGATAATTGAGCCGGTGGTGGTGAGCAAGCCGTAA